A single window of Methylacidimicrobium sp. AP8 DNA harbors:
- a CDS encoding MoxR family ATPase — protein MIDGPEWRRRIFEEVHKTVLGQDRIIERLLIALLCGGHVLIEGMPGLAKTLLVKSLSAAVGVQFERIQFTPDLLPSDVVGTMVFHPQESRFYPHLGPIFANIVLADEINRAPAKVQSALLEAMQERQVTLGGTAHRLPDPFLVLATQNPIEQEGTYPLPEAQADRFLFKVLVDYPSEEEERSMLRLWGRLTETPQISGVSSAEEIRRLRSQIDQVYVSPAIERYILELVRASRREKFLGGPKLLAYGASPRASLALLLAGRTLAWLRGLDYVTPALIREIVPDVLRHRVGLSYEAEAQGIEIGRVLEQLVESTAVPEPDQAGA, from the coding sequence ATGATCGACGGACCGGAGTGGAGGCGCCGCATTTTCGAGGAAGTGCACAAGACCGTGCTCGGCCAGGATAGGATCATCGAGAGGCTCCTGATCGCTCTTCTTTGCGGTGGACATGTCCTGATCGAGGGCATGCCGGGATTGGCCAAGACGCTACTGGTCAAGAGCCTCTCGGCGGCGGTGGGGGTGCAGTTCGAGCGGATCCAGTTTACTCCGGATCTTCTCCCCAGCGACGTGGTCGGCACGATGGTTTTCCACCCGCAGGAGAGCCGGTTCTATCCTCATCTCGGCCCGATTTTCGCCAACATCGTCCTGGCCGACGAAATCAATCGCGCTCCGGCCAAGGTCCAGAGCGCGCTGCTGGAGGCGATGCAGGAAAGGCAGGTGACGCTGGGGGGCACCGCCCATCGACTCCCCGATCCGTTTCTTGTGCTGGCGACGCAGAACCCGATCGAGCAAGAGGGAACCTACCCGCTGCCGGAGGCGCAGGCGGACCGGTTCCTCTTCAAGGTCCTGGTGGATTATCCGTCGGAGGAGGAAGAGCGCTCGATGTTGCGCCTGTGGGGCAGGCTGACCGAAACGCCGCAGATTTCCGGAGTCTCCTCCGCGGAGGAGATCCGCCGGCTCCGTTCCCAGATCGATCAAGTCTACGTGAGCCCGGCGATCGAGCGCTACATCCTCGAGCTCGTGCGGGCGAGCCGCAGGGAGAAATTCCTCGGAGGACCGAAGCTGCTGGCCTATGGCGCTTCGCCGCGCGCGTCCTTGGCGCTCCTTCTGGCAGGCCGCACGCTGGCTTGGCTGCGGGGCTTGGATTACGTAACCCCCGCGCTCATCCGGGAAATCGTTCCCGATGTCCTCCGCCATCGGGTTGGATTGAGCTACGAAGCGGAGGCGCAGGGAATCGAGATCGGCCGGGTCCTGGAACAACTGGTGGAATCCACCGCGGTCCCTGAGCCCGATCAGGCGGGCGCGTAA
- a CDS encoding VWA domain-containing protein: protein MGHLRLGHPFFLFLLALVPLLIWARRRKKPSAWLLPFAGRWQSKGGNQWEKMAVACAYGGLLLAILALARPLREAGFFRIPREGYDIMLVLDLSGSMLAEDYEQGGRTVSRFEAVQSVVKSFLEKRAGDRIGLVAFSGRAYTVSPLTFDHRWLGRQIDRLEVGMIEDGTAIGDAIGLALVRLTGKAADETGKRKGKFLILLTDGGNNCGTLSPDEAIELAARKKIPIFTIGAGRQADAASLLGETRPGAGAETAPSDLDEALLRRMAEQTGGRYFRAMDEGTIREAFAAIDAEKKISFSDRPGLLTEDLYPYFLAPAVLLCGMALFLARRRLLA, encoded by the coding sequence ATGGGTCATCTGCGACTAGGGCACCCTTTCTTCCTATTTCTCCTCGCTCTGGTCCCGCTCTTGATTTGGGCCAGACGCCGAAAGAAGCCCTCCGCTTGGCTGCTCCCCTTCGCCGGGCGATGGCAAAGCAAGGGCGGGAACCAGTGGGAGAAGATGGCGGTCGCTTGCGCGTACGGGGGACTCCTGCTGGCGATTCTTGCCTTGGCGCGGCCGCTCAGGGAGGCGGGATTCTTCCGGATTCCGCGCGAGGGCTACGACATCATGCTCGTTCTCGATCTCTCCGGAAGCATGCTGGCCGAGGATTATGAGCAGGGCGGCCGGACGGTGAGCCGGTTCGAAGCGGTGCAGAGCGTGGTGAAGTCGTTTTTGGAGAAGCGCGCCGGCGATCGGATCGGCTTGGTGGCTTTTTCCGGGAGGGCCTATACCGTGAGTCCCTTGACCTTCGACCACCGGTGGCTCGGTCGGCAGATCGATCGCTTAGAGGTGGGAATGATCGAGGATGGGACCGCGATCGGCGATGCGATCGGGCTGGCCTTGGTGCGCCTGACCGGAAAAGCCGCGGACGAAACGGGGAAAAGAAAGGGAAAATTTCTCATTCTGCTGACCGACGGAGGGAACAACTGCGGTACCCTCTCTCCGGACGAGGCGATCGAACTGGCGGCCAGGAAGAAGATTCCGATTTTCACGATCGGGGCCGGACGCCAGGCCGACGCCGCCTCTCTCCTAGGCGAAACGAGGCCGGGCGCGGGGGCGGAAACGGCGCCGTCGGATCTCGACGAAGCCCTGCTGCGCCGCATGGCGGAGCAGACCGGGGGACGCTACTTCCGGGCGATGGATGAGGGAACGATTCGGGAGGCCTTCGCGGCGATCGATGCCGAAAAGAAGATCTCCTTCTCCGATCGGCCCGGTCTGCTGACCGAAGACCTTTATCCCTATTTCCTGGCCCCCGCCGTCCTCTTGTGCGGCATGGCGCTCTTCCTGGCCCGCCGCCGCCTGCTGGCGTGA
- a CDS encoding heme A synthase, producing MGPLSLETPRLLPSKALHRFAGVLVAATLVLIGVGALVTSTESGMSVPDWPTSFGYNMFSLPFARWAGGVLYEHSHRLAASAVGFLTIALAVWVWLRERRSWMRWAAAAALLLVILQGVVGGLRVIWVADRLGILHAALAQGFLALVAIVWLGTSARLWLPAGGGFSGRSVGSSTLPSWIPGAFLTLCLILYMQLLVAAAMRHAHAWLSIPDFPTAYGQLWPRLTESDLAQINAQRAARSIAPTSLFQIHLQLIHRGLALLIFFFALVLASRLWGEDKPAPLRRMTVWFLLLTGAQIVLGAFVIWSGKSVVPTSLHVLLGAILFLLAVLSTGFAYRYRWLAGREAPAPGRTPMGDAERECHG from the coding sequence TTGGGACCGCTTTCCTTGGAAACGCCACGTCTTCTCCCCTCGAAGGCCCTGCACCGGTTTGCCGGCGTTCTGGTCGCGGCTACCCTTGTGCTGATCGGGGTCGGTGCGCTCGTAACAAGCACCGAGTCGGGCATGTCCGTTCCCGATTGGCCGACGAGCTTCGGCTACAACATGTTCTCTCTTCCCTTCGCCCGGTGGGCGGGAGGGGTGCTTTACGAGCACAGCCACCGCTTGGCCGCGTCCGCGGTCGGCTTTCTGACCATCGCGTTGGCGGTTTGGGTCTGGTTGCGGGAGCGCAGGTCCTGGATGCGGTGGGCCGCGGCTGCGGCTCTGCTTCTCGTTATTCTCCAAGGAGTGGTCGGCGGGCTGCGCGTCATCTGGGTGGCCGATCGGCTGGGCATTCTCCATGCCGCTCTGGCCCAAGGCTTTCTCGCCCTGGTCGCGATCGTCTGGCTGGGCACCTCGGCTCGCTTGTGGCTTCCTGCCGGCGGGGGCTTCTCGGGGAGAAGCGTCGGCTCCTCGACCCTGCCTTCCTGGATTCCGGGCGCCTTTCTGACCCTCTGCCTAATTCTCTATATGCAGCTTCTCGTCGCCGCCGCCATGCGCCACGCCCATGCCTGGCTCTCCATCCCCGACTTCCCGACGGCCTACGGCCAATTGTGGCCGCGCCTCACCGAATCCGATCTCGCGCAAATCAATGCGCAGCGGGCGGCCCGGAGCATCGCGCCTACTTCCCTCTTCCAAATCCACTTGCAGCTCATCCATCGTGGGTTGGCGCTTCTGATCTTCTTCTTCGCCCTGGTACTCGCTTCCCGCCTCTGGGGCGAGGATAAGCCGGCTCCCCTGCGCCGCATGACGGTCTGGTTCTTGCTTCTGACCGGTGCGCAGATTGTATTAGGCGCGTTTGTAATCTGGAGCGGAAAATCCGTCGTCCCGACGTCGCTCCATGTTCTGCTGGGCGCCATCCTCTTCCTCCTGGCGGTCCTGAGCACCGGGTTCGCCTACCGATACCGCTGGCTTGCCGGCAGGGAGGCTCCGGCTCCCGGAAGGACTCCCATGGGCGACGCGGAAAGGGAATGTCACGGGTAA
- a CDS encoding DUF58 domain-containing protein: MDPKDLSRIVAGCALLRGLQWRVRRSSRSLREGGYRSTFRGKGMEFEQTVRYEFGDDVRDIDWNVTARKGEPYRKKYVEERELSLLLLVEDSPSLCFGSQGRTKRETALEAAGFLAVLSAENRDRVAILHVYPGGYRLYPSKRHRRGILGSLLQLLTSRPPDRWPLPPLEIPWRVVHSALVRGGVLVWLGDFAGETKPADWERLRSRFELVGIRIDDPWEQRLPEIGVIDVLDPTSGEFLTLDTSSPGVRRRQEEWVRDRERRWKELFPSSRSACVLRTDLPVASGLAQFLLARRRQMSVA; the protein is encoded by the coding sequence GTGGATCCCAAGGATCTTTCCCGAATCGTCGCCGGCTGCGCGCTCTTGCGCGGCCTGCAGTGGCGGGTGCGCCGATCCTCGCGATCCCTCCGCGAAGGAGGCTACCGTTCGACCTTTCGCGGAAAGGGGATGGAGTTCGAGCAGACCGTTCGTTACGAGTTCGGCGATGACGTGCGGGACATCGATTGGAACGTCACGGCCCGCAAGGGGGAGCCATATCGCAAAAAGTACGTCGAAGAGCGGGAACTTTCTCTTCTCCTCCTGGTGGAGGACAGCCCCTCGCTCTGTTTCGGTTCCCAGGGCAGAACCAAGCGGGAGACGGCCTTGGAAGCAGCGGGCTTCCTGGCGGTCCTCTCCGCCGAGAATCGTGATCGCGTGGCGATCCTGCACGTCTATCCGGGCGGTTACAGGCTCTACCCCTCGAAGCGGCATCGCCGCGGAATCCTTGGTTCGCTCTTGCAGCTTTTGACGAGCCGCCCGCCGGACCGCTGGCCGCTGCCCCCCCTGGAGATTCCCTGGCGGGTGGTGCATTCGGCGCTGGTGCGCGGCGGGGTTCTGGTCTGGCTCGGAGACTTCGCCGGCGAGACCAAGCCGGCGGACTGGGAGCGATTGCGGTCGAGATTCGAATTGGTGGGGATTCGGATCGACGATCCTTGGGAGCAGCGGTTGCCGGAGATAGGCGTGATCGATGTTTTGGATCCTACCTCCGGAGAATTTCTCACCCTGGACACGTCGTCTCCGGGCGTCCGCCGGCGCCAGGAGGAGTGGGTCCGCGACCGCGAGCGGAGATGGAAGGAGCTCTTCCCATCTTCTCGATCGGCATGCGTGCTGAGGACCGACCTGCCGGTTGCCTCAGGACTCGCGCAATTCCTGCTTGCGCGCCGGCGGCAAATGTCCGTTGCTTAG